In Halorussus limi, a genomic segment contains:
- a CDS encoding BREX-1 system adenine-specific DNA-methyltransferase PglX, with translation MTLQQITADDIANWDSLQDIATTFEKRNLKPRPGLGDENTLVLQLSDDEFIEVVKAGPGESVQDFKPDSRNRHTNLVATQDFEEFTFITRVRSVDGQQHGRITHQKLSFTKNQFQRDSGQKNTILQKLNSIEYGSSAAIYNELYSTRQVVEDFYEDFEDLRTDLVQEVVGVPDDRGDAKQRYVQVILDRLIFLYFIQEKRLLDRKKDYLRRHHDRVIREEGGDVYEDFYEPLFFEALAKDKQVEDLKSLPYLNGGLFSQNPVEEEFPDAKLGDSSERTNELFEEILDFLSEWNWNVDERLDVVDPKNLSPAILGHIFEQTVNQKEMGAYYTPEEITGFMARRSIHPYLLDQLNEAIDTEYDEIDDVFGFSQADGGSGAEAIADGGMVTPQTPTDTVETKHVETLYHDVLKEARIIDPAVGSGAFLLAAQDVLLDIYMQCIEFFQQLDKEGRGWELDSRTRDELETINSRNGSASLYAKRLIILNNLYGVDIDQGAVEICKLRLWLSMVADIEDEPREVEPLPNIDFNIRQGNSLVGFTQALNPKESGDTDLTDWNVYERYQDIIEAVENHQEATDAAEATKWRKIAEERIEEHRPQFDEALAEEFEDAGIDIETSEVVEDYTPLHWPLEFAQVWRDDGFDIVIGNPPWEVLTSDREEYFTNHDPEFRKRSDSEKDAKQEELLEDEEIAKGWEQHQESRQTLSQFVTDSVFFQMQSPDIGGQGKHDLSALFLERIFELGHDDTYISQILPNKIFVGTNARDLRDHLLSETDIRDIITFENNGIFDIHGQQKFGILTFKNSGDTGDLRGKFLQDDTEVLRNIDETAFNIPQDTLKQYSPRVRIFPQVQSEYELGLIEKITQHQSMSQEDEEAWYIDIYKEELNRSRDSDRFVESEEEGDYPVYGGGNFWQFEHNNSLREDLSSPSLWSVDEDKNPDKSAKRRIREKDKKRLKSEIYYSFDGSGSQVQFVDELLEEHGRGPLSHDDVLLDCSRYRLAFREIANTTNERSFIASVLPPGIVCHHKAPVIRPHEIDPQEDDLDEEPLHSVYKRIFTDKELFVAVGLLNSTPFDYLIRTKLDTSMSMHVIEEAQLPRLTDGDDWFEYIASRAARLNCYGEEFAEMRDRLGGIEPVTDDDKRRELQAEIDAAAFHAYGLDREETEFVLNDFYRVTGPRIMTDEYFDLILEKYDQLKQEGPHP, from the coding sequence ATGACCCTCCAACAGATTACCGCCGACGATATCGCCAATTGGGACTCGCTACAGGACATCGCAACCACGTTCGAGAAACGAAATCTCAAACCCCGACCGGGCCTCGGTGATGAGAACACGCTCGTTCTCCAACTCTCCGACGATGAGTTCATCGAGGTCGTCAAGGCTGGTCCCGGCGAATCAGTCCAAGACTTCAAACCTGATAGCCGGAATCGGCACACGAATCTCGTTGCCACCCAAGATTTTGAGGAATTCACGTTCATTACACGGGTTCGGAGTGTCGATGGACAGCAACACGGACGAATCACTCACCAAAAACTCTCGTTCACCAAAAACCAGTTCCAACGAGATAGCGGGCAGAAGAACACCATCCTTCAGAAACTCAATTCAATCGAATACGGGTCCTCAGCGGCGATTTACAACGAACTCTACAGTACCCGGCAGGTCGTTGAGGACTTCTACGAGGACTTCGAAGATTTACGAACCGACCTTGTGCAAGAGGTAGTCGGCGTTCCTGATGACCGAGGCGACGCGAAACAGCGGTATGTACAGGTCATTCTCGACCGCCTTATTTTCCTGTATTTCATTCAAGAGAAACGGCTACTCGACCGGAAAAAAGACTACCTTCGCCGCCACCACGACCGAGTGATTCGTGAAGAGGGTGGAGACGTCTATGAGGACTTCTACGAACCGCTCTTCTTCGAAGCACTTGCAAAGGACAAACAGGTAGAGGATTTGAAAAGCCTCCCATACCTAAACGGCGGTCTCTTCAGCCAGAACCCAGTTGAGGAGGAGTTCCCGGACGCAAAACTAGGAGACTCATCGGAACGGACAAACGAACTTTTCGAGGAGATTCTGGACTTCCTCTCCGAGTGGAATTGGAACGTCGATGAACGTCTCGACGTGGTCGACCCGAAGAATCTCTCCCCGGCCATCCTCGGGCACATCTTCGAGCAGACAGTCAATCAAAAAGAGATGGGCGCATACTACACGCCCGAAGAGATCACCGGATTCATGGCCCGGCGGAGTATCCACCCCTACCTCCTCGACCAATTGAACGAGGCCATTGACACAGAATACGACGAAATCGACGATGTCTTCGGCTTCTCTCAAGCCGACGGTGGAAGTGGTGCAGAGGCGATTGCTGATGGAGGGATGGTAACGCCCCAGACACCGACTGACACTGTCGAAACAAAACACGTCGAGACACTTTACCACGACGTTCTCAAGGAAGCCCGCATTATTGACCCTGCCGTTGGTAGTGGGGCCTTCCTTCTCGCCGCACAGGATGTCCTGCTGGACATCTATATGCAGTGCATCGAGTTCTTCCAGCAACTCGATAAAGAAGGGCGAGGCTGGGAACTCGACAGCCGAACGCGAGACGAACTGGAGACGATAAACTCACGGAACGGAAGTGCATCACTCTACGCAAAACGGTTGATCATCCTCAACAACCTCTATGGGGTCGACATCGATCAAGGCGCGGTCGAAATCTGCAAACTTCGTCTCTGGTTGTCGATGGTCGCCGACATTGAGGATGAACCCAGAGAAGTAGAGCCACTCCCGAACATTGACTTCAATATCCGGCAGGGGAACTCGCTGGTGGGCTTTACACAGGCCCTCAATCCGAAAGAGTCCGGTGATACCGACCTCACCGATTGGAATGTCTACGAACGGTATCAGGACATCATCGAGGCGGTAGAGAACCACCAAGAGGCAACCGATGCTGCTGAAGCAACGAAATGGCGGAAAATCGCAGAAGAACGCATCGAAGAACATCGTCCGCAGTTTGATGAAGCCCTAGCTGAAGAGTTCGAAGATGCCGGGATTGACATTGAGACCTCAGAAGTCGTAGAGGATTATACACCACTCCATTGGCCTCTCGAATTCGCTCAAGTCTGGCGTGATGATGGGTTCGATATTGTCATTGGAAATCCTCCATGGGAGGTCCTCACGTCGGATCGTGAAGAATACTTCACGAACCACGACCCAGAGTTCAGAAAACGGTCTGATTCAGAAAAAGACGCGAAACAGGAGGAATTGTTGGAGGACGAGGAGATCGCTAAGGGCTGGGAACAGCATCAGGAGAGTCGACAAACACTCTCCCAATTCGTCACGGATAGTGTCTTCTTCCAGATGCAAAGTCCAGATATTGGGGGACAAGGTAAACATGATCTTTCAGCCCTTTTCTTGGAGCGCATCTTTGAGCTAGGCCATGACGATACCTACATCTCTCAGATTCTCCCTAACAAGATATTCGTAGGTACGAATGCACGTGACCTCCGTGATCACTTACTCTCTGAAACGGACATCCGGGACATAATCACATTCGAGAACAACGGAATCTTCGACATCCATGGCCAGCAGAAATTCGGCATCCTCACGTTCAAGAACTCTGGTGACACTGGAGACCTTCGTGGGAAGTTCCTTCAGGATGATACCGAGGTTCTACGGAATATCGATGAAACTGCGTTTAATATCCCTCAAGACACACTCAAGCAGTACTCGCCACGCGTGCGGATTTTCCCGCAAGTCCAGTCGGAGTACGAACTGGGCTTAATCGAGAAGATTACGCAGCACCAGAGCATGAGCCAAGAAGACGAAGAAGCGTGGTACATCGACATCTACAAGGAGGAACTCAATCGTTCGAGAGACTCCGACCGCTTCGTCGAGTCTGAGGAAGAAGGTGACTACCCCGTCTACGGAGGTGGGAATTTCTGGCAGTTTGAGCACAATAACTCTCTTCGAGAGGACCTGAGTAGCCCCTCGCTCTGGAGTGTTGATGAAGACAAAAACCCAGATAAGAGTGCGAAACGGCGGATTCGAGAGAAGGACAAAAAGCGACTCAAATCAGAGATTTACTACAGCTTCGACGGGTCTGGATCGCAGGTGCAGTTCGTTGACGAGCTCTTAGAGGAACATGGTCGAGGCCCACTCTCGCACGACGATGTTCTCCTTGACTGCTCACGCTACCGACTCGCATTCCGTGAAATCGCAAACACGACCAACGAACGTAGTTTCATCGCGTCAGTCCTCCCACCGGGAATCGTCTGCCATCACAAGGCCCCTGTCATCCGGCCTCACGAAATCGACCCTCAAGAAGACGACTTGGACGAAGAACCACTTCACAGCGTCTACAAACGGATTTTCACGGACAAGGAACTGTTCGTCGCGGTCGGACTCCTGAACAGTACTCCATTCGACTATCTCATCAGAACCAAACTCGATACGAGTATGTCGATGCACGTAATCGAGGAAGCACAACTCCCTCGACTCACCGACGGTGATGATTGGTTCGAGTACATCGCCTCCCGAGCGGCCCGACTGAATTGCTACGGCGAGGAATTCGCAGAGATGCGTGACCGACTCGGCGGAATCGAACCAGTCACCGATGACGATAAACGCCGTGAACTGCAGGCTGAAATCGACGCGGCGGCCTTCCACGCCTACGGTCTCGACCGAGAAGAAACCGAGTTCGTCCTCAACGACTTCTATCGTGTAACTGGTCCACGCATCATGACGGATGAGTACTTCGACCTCATCCTCGAAAAGTACGACCAGCTCAAACAGGAAGGCCCCCACCCGTAA
- a CDS encoding rhomboid family intramembrane serine protease, with product MLRKAREFLNQNPLTPSIAVAVTVLLVVQIYVAAASTSLFEFLFVAQAQLTPGLLLAPYSHGSVAHLITNVGLLFLFGWLCEAEMTSREFLGFVVAVAYASTVAQVVIDAVLSGSAGTLGLSGVAYALPPLYAVIRLPEIRDKGTNASFIEMWGSAVVLSVLIPFIMAGIVPLNLSSYMGAEPAKVTHSFGFLAGLLYGTVKITSRPSRRSESRRSADAD from the coding sequence ATGCTTCGCAAAGCACGCGAATTCCTTAACCAGAACCCGCTGACGCCCAGTATCGCAGTCGCAGTAACGGTTCTGCTAGTCGTTCAAATCTACGTTGCTGCGGCCTCAACGTCTCTATTCGAGTTCCTCTTTGTGGCGCAAGCACAACTCACCCCGGGGCTCCTCTTAGCTCCGTATTCGCACGGGAGCGTCGCCCATCTCATCACCAACGTTGGGTTGTTGTTCCTGTTTGGTTGGTTGTGCGAGGCCGAAATGACCTCCCGTGAGTTCCTCGGCTTCGTGGTGGCAGTCGCGTACGCGTCAACGGTTGCGCAGGTGGTCATTGATGCTGTGCTGTCAGGGTCAGCAGGCACTCTTGGACTAAGTGGAGTAGCGTACGCCCTTCCACCTCTTTACGCTGTTATTCGACTGCCGGAAATCCGCGATAAGGGCACTAACGCTTCGTTCATAGAGATGTGGGGTAGTGCCGTCGTACTCTCGGTACTTATTCCGTTCATCATGGCAGGCATTGTCCCTCTGAATCTCAGTAGTTACATGGGGGCGGAACCGGCGAAGGTCACGCATTCATTCGGGTTTCTTGCTGGGCTGCTTTACGGGACAGTCAAAATCACGTCTCGACCGAGTCGACGTAGCGAATCGCGCCGATCTGCTGACGCGGATTAG
- a CDS encoding Cdc6/Cdc18 family protein, with the protein MITDARVLDPTFVPAETQHRDAELNTLSAALNPITRGEPAETALLFGPSGVGKTCIAKFAVDQLNDTVANFNHAYINCWQNYSRFQTLYRVLEGIGQSLDIHRESTPTDKLLDRLRDYDGPPYVIILDEVDQHEDTSVLYDLYRVREVSMVLIANREVELFTQLDDRVASRLTAAMRIHFDRYGVAELVSILEDRVRWGLREDAITTDQLERIADAAAGDARVAISTLRTAARNAVEQGRNQITDALIEEAEPKAMAEIQQKTVQKLTEHQRLVYDIINDYGEIEPGELYAEYRDQADNPRTERTIRNYLRKLCHYNLVQAEGEGRRRVYRIIS; encoded by the coding sequence ATGATCACGGATGCCCGCGTGCTCGACCCGACGTTTGTGCCCGCCGAAACCCAGCACCGCGACGCCGAACTCAACACCCTATCAGCCGCACTCAACCCGATTACGCGAGGCGAACCCGCTGAAACCGCACTCTTGTTCGGGCCGTCGGGTGTGGGCAAGACGTGCATCGCCAAATTTGCAGTCGACCAACTCAATGACACCGTGGCCAACTTCAACCACGCCTACATCAATTGCTGGCAGAATTACTCTCGGTTTCAAACGCTCTATCGGGTGCTGGAGGGGATTGGCCAGTCACTCGATATTCACCGTGAGTCCACGCCGACCGACAAATTGCTCGACCGGCTGCGCGATTACGACGGCCCACCTTACGTCATCATCCTCGATGAGGTCGACCAGCATGAGGACACCAGCGTCCTCTACGACCTGTATCGTGTGCGCGAGGTGTCGATGGTGTTGATCGCCAATCGGGAAGTGGAGTTGTTCACCCAGCTCGATGACCGGGTGGCAAGTCGTCTTACTGCCGCGATGCGCATCCACTTCGATCGCTACGGGGTTGCGGAACTCGTCTCAATCCTCGAAGACCGAGTCCGGTGGGGCCTGCGTGAAGACGCTATCACGACCGACCAACTCGAACGGATTGCTGATGCAGCAGCAGGTGACGCTCGTGTCGCAATCAGCACCCTACGGACGGCCGCCCGCAACGCGGTCGAGCAAGGCCGGAACCAGATTACGGACGCACTCATCGAGGAAGCAGAGCCAAAAGCAATGGCTGAAATTCAGCAGAAAACTGTCCAGAAACTCACTGAGCACCAACGTCTTGTCTATGACATTATCAACGACTACGGTGAGATCGAACCGGGCGAACTCTACGCCGAGTACCGGGATCAGGCTGATAATCCCCGAACAGAGCGGACGATTCGGAACTACCTCCGGAAACTCTGCCATTACAATCTCGTGCAGGCCGAGGGTGAGGGACGGAGACGGGTATACAGAATAATTTCCTAA
- a CDS encoding transposase has translation MRDEERLDSVSTPLADQADDIIDDETGWTELAEQLDVSRYQHRDTHPEWHDGTPFRPMFLAYLWALVEDESLTGIPGRLEDNPELAVAFGFDPDSLPSESTCRPVRLNNRFEDLQSTAKISAERIRNLGAERGAPIGYDLGTIKSGDDDSEPSNRTVQRLLRKKGKEVLNELKTAVIPSMEVPRPDDPVYDKDELLVLEAIAAIAQLGANGGGEIMGDKKNPDPDLDDPFYEDGPSGETLVEAIKQMSVDKIAEVMNFGLRKSYTRAKPRLQELENDNGSRFGARAKIALDITYVAYYGDRDEMEWMQGAPDDKSYSWCHKFATAVIVGENTHFIIGVCPLGSTEYADTHAYSGKDRSYYVGDVARRLLSIANQYVSIRMVYADREFHAADVVYTLESNDLNYVIPARKDKDRIGPICARFNQLKRGYDDVDYDTPLHVKTDFPMHGSVKHDVSNAKVYTNLVVLPPDEDDDTHEDGSPQPFLTNLDVDDEIPADRRWAAEQMEKYNDRGAIENSYSSIKDAAAWTTSKEFEVRWFHFGFGCIVYNMWLLVDFLTQDRIGVIDTRKKPRITLQRFLGWLERELVTLV, from the coding sequence GTGAGGGACGAGGAGCGATTAGACTCGGTTTCAACGCCGTTAGCAGACCAAGCCGATGACATCATCGATGACGAGACGGGCTGGACGGAACTCGCTGAGCAATTGGACGTCAGTCGGTACCAGCACCGGGATACCCACCCGGAGTGGCATGATGGAACGCCGTTCCGCCCGATGTTTCTAGCATACTTGTGGGCGCTCGTCGAAGATGAATCACTGACAGGTATCCCGGGTCGCTTGGAAGACAATCCCGAACTGGCGGTAGCCTTCGGGTTTGACCCGGACAGTCTACCTTCGGAGAGTACCTGCAGACCAGTGCGGCTCAACAACCGGTTCGAAGACCTGCAATCAACGGCCAAGATCAGTGCTGAGCGTATCCGGAATCTGGGAGCCGAGCGCGGCGCACCCATCGGGTACGATCTTGGCACTATCAAGTCGGGTGACGACGACTCGGAACCGTCGAACCGGACGGTCCAACGCCTGTTACGGAAGAAGGGTAAGGAAGTCCTCAACGAGTTAAAGACCGCTGTTATCCCGTCGATGGAGGTACCGCGGCCAGACGACCCGGTGTATGACAAGGACGAGTTGCTGGTGCTTGAGGCGATTGCGGCGATTGCACAGCTAGGGGCAAACGGGGGCGGTGAGATAATGGGGGACAAGAAGAATCCCGATCCGGATTTGGATGATCCGTTCTACGAAGATGGTCCGTCAGGTGAGACGTTAGTGGAGGCGATTAAACAGATGTCGGTCGACAAGATTGCGGAGGTGATGAACTTTGGCCTACGGAAGTCGTATACTCGCGCTAAGCCTCGCCTCCAAGAGCTTGAGAACGACAATGGGTCGCGGTTTGGGGCGCGGGCCAAAATTGCGCTTGATATCACATATGTTGCTTACTATGGGGATAGAGATGAAATGGAATGGATGCAGGGCGCACCTGATGACAAAAGCTACTCATGGTGTCATAAATTTGCCACAGCCGTTATCGTCGGGGAGAACACGCATTTCATCATTGGCGTGTGTCCGCTGGGGAGTACGGAATACGCCGACACGCACGCGTATTCGGGCAAAGACCGATCATACTATGTTGGTGATGTGGCTCGCCGACTACTCTCGATTGCGAACCAATATGTCAGCATCCGCATGGTGTACGCCGACCGCGAGTTCCACGCCGCGGACGTCGTGTACACGCTCGAATCCAACGACCTCAACTATGTCATTCCAGCAAGGAAAGACAAAGACCGAATCGGACCGATTTGTGCCCGGTTCAATCAGTTAAAGCGCGGGTACGATGACGTAGACTACGACACGCCGCTCCATGTCAAGACGGACTTTCCGATGCATGGATCGGTCAAGCACGACGTCTCGAACGCCAAAGTGTACACGAATCTCGTGGTCCTCCCACCGGATGAGGACGATGACACCCACGAAGATGGGTCGCCACAGCCGTTCTTGACGAATTTGGACGTGGACGACGAGATTCCGGCGGACCGGCGGTGGGCGGCAGAGCAAATGGAGAAGTACAATGATCGGGGAGCAATCGAGAACTCGTACTCGTCGATTAAGGATGCGGCCGCGTGGACGACGTCGAAGGAGTTCGAGGTCCGGTGGTTTCATTTTGGATTTGGGTGTATTGTATATAATATGTGGTTGCTGGTGGATTTTCTCACGCAGGACCGCATTGGGGTGATTGACACGCGGAAGAAGCCCCGGATCACGTTACAGCGGTTCTTAGGCTGGTTAGAGAGGGAGTTGGTCACGCTCGTTTAA
- a CDS encoding bacterio-opsin activator domain-containing protein has protein sequence MGIITEFVVSADDFLLARTLEAVPGAHAEIERVAVEDESVTPFLWVSGVDFEAFEAALDDDPSVEDPSVIETHDDQRLYYVRWECNTGGIVYAVSDAGATVLRATSDGTDWTVEILFPDAENLSAFQDYAAAHGLSFDLKRLDKSAHPEALGKYGVTDEQYEALVTAYRQGYFSVPRETDLEGLADELGISKNAASARLHRGYENLVGNTLIHDE, from the coding sequence ATGGGAATAATCACAGAGTTCGTGGTCTCCGCCGACGATTTCCTGCTGGCGCGGACGCTCGAGGCCGTACCGGGCGCCCACGCCGAAATCGAACGGGTCGCGGTCGAGGACGAGAGCGTGACGCCGTTCCTCTGGGTCAGCGGCGTCGACTTCGAGGCGTTCGAGGCCGCGCTGGACGACGACCCCTCCGTCGAGGACCCCTCCGTCATCGAGACCCACGACGACCAGCGCCTCTACTACGTCCGGTGGGAGTGCAACACCGGTGGCATCGTCTACGCCGTCTCGGACGCCGGCGCGACGGTGCTGAGAGCGACCAGTGACGGCACGGACTGGACCGTCGAGATACTGTTCCCGGACGCCGAGAACCTCTCGGCGTTTCAGGACTACGCCGCGGCCCACGGCCTGTCGTTCGACCTCAAGCGACTCGACAAGTCGGCCCACCCCGAGGCGCTCGGCAAGTACGGCGTCACGGACGAACAGTACGAGGCGCTCGTGACCGCCTACCGACAGGGGTACTTCTCGGTGCCGAGAGAGACCGACCTCGAAGGACTCGCCGACGAACTCGGCATCTCGAAGAACGCCGCCTCGGCCCGCCTCCACCGGGGATACGAGAACCTCGTTGGGAACACGCTGATTCACGACGAGTGA
- a CDS encoding bacterio-opsin activator domain-containing protein: MSVLAAFTVTSDDFLLAWTLERVPEMRIEIERVAVEDESVTPYFWASGEDFEGFEAALDDDPTIEGSVTLEDHGDQRLYQVTWKRNARGIVYAVSEVDATILQATSDGTDWSVELLFPDDGAVSAFQDYAATHDLSFELRWLHDSAHPEAFGQYEVTDEQREALVTAYRQGYFSVPGEVSLGELADELDISKNAASARLHRGYANLVENTLIHDE; encoded by the coding sequence GTGAGCGTGTTAGCTGCGTTTACCGTGACGAGCGACGATTTCCTGCTGGCGTGGACGCTCGAACGCGTACCCGAGATGCGGATCGAGATCGAACGAGTCGCGGTCGAGGACGAGAGCGTGACGCCCTACTTCTGGGCCTCGGGCGAAGACTTCGAGGGCTTCGAGGCCGCGCTGGACGACGACCCGACCATCGAAGGGAGCGTCACGCTGGAGGACCACGGCGACCAGCGCCTCTATCAGGTCACGTGGAAGCGCAACGCGAGGGGCATCGTCTACGCCGTCTCGGAGGTCGACGCGACGATTCTTCAGGCGACCAGCGACGGCACCGACTGGTCGGTCGAACTGCTCTTTCCCGACGACGGGGCGGTGTCGGCGTTTCAGGACTACGCCGCGACCCACGACCTCTCCTTCGAACTCCGGTGGCTCCACGACTCGGCCCACCCCGAAGCGTTCGGCCAGTACGAAGTGACCGACGAACAGCGCGAGGCGCTCGTGACCGCCTACCGACAGGGCTACTTCTCGGTGCCCGGCGAGGTGTCGCTCGGGGAACTCGCCGACGAACTCGATATCTCGAAGAACGCCGCCTCGGCCCGCCTCCACCGAGGGTACGCCAACCTCGTGGAGAACACGTTAATTCACGACGAGTGA
- a CDS encoding DUF3194 domain-containing protein: MPTDDEVVQTAAEAAEGLIFSRLKNSTVRDFDVTVEFEDGVLDVDVYLNAPEADDEDEIAEDAALAARSAVDELFDEAED; the protein is encoded by the coding sequence ATGCCGACCGACGACGAAGTCGTCCAGACGGCCGCAGAGGCGGCCGAGGGACTGATATTCTCTCGGCTGAAGAACTCCACGGTCAGGGACTTCGACGTGACCGTCGAGTTCGAGGACGGCGTTCTCGACGTGGACGTCTACCTCAACGCGCCCGAGGCCGACGACGAGGACGAAATCGCCGAAGACGCCGCGCTCGCGGCCCGTTCGGCGGTGGACGAGTTGTTCGACGAAGCCGAGGACTGA
- a CDS encoding prefoldin subunit beta, which translates to MQGNLPPEAQEKLEELQDLQETAQQVAMQKNQAETQLNEAQTALDELDDIDEDTTMYREVGELFVKTGYDEAQDDLEEKVDSLEIRVETLEKQEERVQDQFESLQSELQNMLGGGGGPGGPQGPGMGGGAGGA; encoded by the coding sequence ATGCAGGGTAACCTACCACCAGAAGCACAGGAGAAACTCGAAGAGCTGCAGGACCTACAGGAGACCGCACAGCAGGTCGCCATGCAGAAGAATCAGGCCGAGACCCAGCTCAACGAGGCCCAGACCGCCCTCGACGAACTCGACGACATCGACGAGGACACCACGATGTACCGCGAGGTCGGCGAACTGTTCGTCAAGACCGGCTACGACGAGGCCCAGGACGACCTCGAGGAGAAGGTCGACAGCCTCGAAATCCGCGTCGAGACCCTCGAAAAGCAGGAGGAGCGCGTGCAGGACCAGTTCGAGAGCCTCCAGTCCGAGCTTCAGAACATGCTCGGCGGCGGTGGCGGCCCCGGCGGCCCGCAAGGACCGGGCATGGGCGGCGGCGCTGGCGGCGCATAG
- a CDS encoding KEOPS complex subunit Pcc1, with amino-acid sequence MGDSSDATVRPHDATLRFEYDSSARARAVACAVAQEVGEIDGDRSAATVDRDDAAVVVRVVADDLVALRAGCNTWGSLVEVAERTSGLA; translated from the coding sequence ATGGGCGACTCTTCTGACGCGACCGTTCGACCGCACGACGCGACGCTTCGGTTCGAGTACGACTCATCCGCGCGCGCTCGCGCCGTCGCCTGCGCCGTCGCCCAAGAGGTCGGCGAAATCGACGGCGACCGCTCGGCCGCGACGGTCGACCGCGACGACGCCGCGGTGGTGGTCCGGGTCGTCGCCGACGACCTCGTGGCGCTCCGCGCGGGGTGTAACACGTGGGGGTCGCTGGTCGAGGTCGCGGAGCGAACCTCGGGACTCGCGTGA
- a CDS encoding DNA-directed RNA polymerase subunit P — translation MSYKCSRCKRDVELDEYGGVRCPYCGHRVLLKERSRDVKEVEVQ, via the coding sequence ATGAGCTACAAGTGTTCGCGGTGTAAGCGCGACGTGGAACTCGACGAGTACGGCGGCGTCCGCTGTCCGTACTGCGGACACCGCGTCCTCCTGAAGGAGCGGAGCCGCGACGTGAAGGAAGTCGAAGTCCAGTAA
- a CDS encoding 50S ribosomal protein L37ae yields MAENTKSRTGSAGRFGARYGRVSRKRVADIESDMNADHTCPECDADDVDRQGTGIWQCSSCGYKYAGGTYRPETPAGRTVKRSIRAALGEDEE; encoded by the coding sequence ATGGCCGAAAACACGAAGAGCCGAACCGGTAGCGCCGGTCGCTTCGGTGCGCGATACGGCCGCGTCTCCCGCAAGCGCGTCGCCGACATCGAGAGCGACATGAACGCCGACCACACCTGTCCCGAGTGCGATGCCGACGACGTGGACCGTCAGGGCACCGGCATCTGGCAGTGCAGCAGTTGCGGCTACAAGTACGCGGGCGGCACCTACCGCCCCGAGACGCCCGCGGGCCGGACGGTCAAACGCTCCATCCGTGCCGCGCTCGGCGAAGACGAAGAATGA
- a CDS encoding DUF2103 domain-containing protein has protein sequence MECRQCASRLERPGDYCLVCRTPNADAVVLELDRDRATLTMLDDEEVVGETHVTTTPEDGGEAGVVELRNFAGRVADEVRRKRPDEVYAAGDRDVLRATRSQLHHSFYRIGDGGEGDGAVETVLARRNDRALEVVEATPAEKLGGSHSTLIGDRAGRTAIQTVAGHPHVKKIIPGPIDAGGSGSRTGVRAKATRADENGNVRMLLRDGSSVQENRVVTTAMDRERGEQVRADLNDALAEAGLQSG, from the coding sequence ATGGAGTGTCGGCAGTGCGCGTCTCGCCTCGAACGACCGGGCGACTACTGTCTGGTCTGTCGGACGCCCAACGCCGACGCCGTGGTGCTGGAACTCGACCGGGACCGCGCGACGCTGACGATGCTCGACGACGAGGAAGTGGTCGGCGAGACCCACGTCACGACCACGCCCGAGGACGGCGGCGAGGCGGGCGTCGTGGAACTCCGGAACTTCGCGGGCCGGGTCGCCGACGAGGTGCGGCGCAAGCGCCCCGACGAGGTGTACGCCGCGGGCGACCGCGACGTGCTTCGGGCGACCCGGAGCCAACTCCACCACTCGTTCTACCGCATCGGCGACGGCGGGGAGGGCGACGGCGCGGTCGAAACCGTCCTCGCGCGCCGGAACGACCGGGCGTTAGAGGTCGTGGAGGCGACTCCGGCCGAGAAACTGGGCGGGAGTCACTCCACGCTCATCGGCGACCGGGCGGGCCGGACCGCCATCCAGACCGTCGCGGGCCACCCCCACGTCAAGAAGATAATCCCCGGTCCCATCGACGCCGGCGGGTCCGGCAGTCGGACCGGAGTCCGGGCGAAGGCGACCCGGGCCGACGAGAACGGCAACGTCCGCATGCTCCTGCGCGACGGGTCGAGCGTGCAGGAGAACCGGGTCGTCACGACCGCGATGGACCGCGAGCGCGGCGAACAGGTCCGGGCGGACCTCAACGACGCGCTGGCCGAGGCGGGTCTTCAGTCGGGATAA